Proteins encoded in a region of the Enterococcus gilvus ATCC BAA-350 genome:
- a CDS encoding glycosyltransferase, with protein MKYDFDLSLEEHTSVGKIISQITEGSTVLEFGPGNGRMTQYLINEKKCEVSIVEFDPVLFKHVMGFAQDGFLGNIEEYKWNDHFATKTFDFIIFADVLEHLTDSEKALQEASKFLAPNGEILLTFPNLAHNSVLIDLFNNKLDWKQYGLLDRTHNSFYTQQGFEELFERIGLAVRREDFTYAQVGQNELSASYEELPEMVRYDFKNRPFGEVYQYFYALRKEPVEQAERVVPMNSNYNKQVQLAYLIEDTFEIEPYIFNNQTNENKTTVHQAPSNAEKLRVVIGKVPATIELSIVVENKLLPIEETNASWYQEDLFLFPNIKEEPYVIIDGTLVAGKEFTVSVNVLNEEEFISSEVKVMQDVANEKEKNRLLSLKLHYFDKYDYQLKTIPFEEATPEMNGIKLTIESIENNEAENEAIIKGWGFSETHHLPLDYLLADSMNAVQVNAIYRPDVNEVFGIDSTEKFGFILTVKNRQVVDDIKLLVIDDHDQIYPIVAKNAKPKNPPVTKKIRHLLGSIKRNGFAGAVKNYQRSKLLSANYEEWMTKVEAPTREQLIEASKELPFQPKISLVVPVYNVDEKWLRACVKSLTDQVYQNWELCLADDASPKAHIKPLLQELAAADERVKIVLREKNGHISEATNSAIAIATGEYIGFLDNDDILADTALLAVINALNENQNREFIYTDEDKLSMSGKRFDPFFKPNWNETLLLGHNYITHFVVVKRSVIDAVGGLRTEFNGSQDYDFVLRATEAAKEIYHIPNILYHWRTIETSVAMDPQSKEYAYVAGQNALQAALERRKLKGVVTMTKNYGAYKIDFSYEKEPKVSIILSGNANEKQLAALLATDWTDIEILMSHSPIADERIRVIEGKNENELAKEATGEYLVFLAEELVPTKNTWLKEAMNFVRLPDVHAVTGKVISKDDAILNCGVLLDPENERVVYEQQGLSNKTIGTYFRPTLPREIYTATEDVMILTKADFLALGGFDLSLPTQVKGIDFSIRLSKEHKRLIFDPYFEVRYPGENHFSVKSDAYATLAKKYSQELNDPLINPNQFSIGG; from the coding sequence ATGAAGTATGATTTTGATTTGTCTTTGGAAGAACACACAAGTGTCGGGAAAATTATCAGTCAGATTACAGAAGGTTCGACTGTCTTGGAATTTGGTCCTGGCAATGGTCGGATGACTCAGTATCTGATCAATGAAAAAAAATGTGAAGTATCGATCGTTGAATTCGATCCGGTCTTATTTAAGCACGTCATGGGCTTCGCCCAGGACGGCTTTTTAGGAAATATTGAAGAATACAAATGGAACGATCATTTTGCGACTAAAACCTTCGATTTCATTATTTTTGCGGACGTGTTAGAGCATTTGACCGATTCAGAGAAAGCACTACAAGAGGCCAGCAAATTTTTGGCGCCTAACGGAGAAATTTTGTTGACGTTCCCGAACTTGGCTCATAATTCTGTTTTGATTGACTTGTTCAATAATAAATTGGATTGGAAGCAATACGGTCTTTTGGATCGCACACATAATAGCTTCTACACACAACAGGGCTTTGAAGAACTGTTTGAGCGAATCGGATTAGCCGTTCGGCGAGAAGACTTTACCTACGCTCAAGTTGGACAAAATGAATTGTCAGCTAGCTATGAAGAACTGCCTGAAATGGTACGCTATGATTTTAAAAATCGTCCTTTTGGGGAAGTTTATCAATACTTTTATGCTTTGCGCAAAGAACCTGTTGAACAGGCAGAACGTGTGGTACCTATGAACTCCAATTACAACAAGCAAGTACAATTGGCTTATTTAATAGAGGACACATTTGAGATCGAACCGTATATTTTTAATAATCAAACCAATGAAAATAAAACAACGGTTCATCAAGCACCGTCTAACGCAGAAAAACTGCGAGTAGTTATCGGTAAAGTGCCTGCAACGATCGAATTATCTATCGTAGTTGAGAACAAACTATTACCGATCGAAGAAACAAATGCTTCTTGGTATCAAGAGGACCTGTTTTTATTCCCTAATATTAAAGAAGAACCGTATGTCATTATCGACGGTACGTTGGTTGCAGGCAAGGAATTTACGGTCTCTGTCAATGTTTTGAATGAAGAAGAATTTATTTCCTCTGAAGTGAAAGTCATGCAGGATGTCGCGAACGAAAAAGAGAAGAATCGTCTTCTTTCACTGAAATTGCACTATTTCGATAAGTACGATTATCAATTGAAGACCATTCCATTTGAGGAAGCAACACCTGAAATGAACGGAATCAAACTAACAATTGAGTCGATTGAAAACAACGAGGCTGAAAATGAAGCTATCATCAAAGGCTGGGGATTTTCAGAAACACATCATTTGCCACTGGACTATCTACTGGCAGACTCGATGAACGCTGTACAAGTGAATGCTATTTATCGTCCTGATGTGAATGAAGTTTTCGGGATTGATTCGACTGAAAAATTTGGATTTATTTTAACAGTTAAAAATAGGCAGGTAGTGGATGACATTAAACTACTAGTAATTGATGATCACGATCAGATCTATCCGATTGTCGCGAAAAATGCAAAACCGAAAAATCCGCCGGTAACAAAAAAAATCCGTCATTTATTGGGATCAATCAAACGAAATGGCTTTGCTGGTGCAGTGAAAAACTATCAACGCTCGAAGCTGTTAAGCGCCAACTACGAAGAATGGATGACGAAGGTCGAAGCACCCACACGAGAGCAATTGATCGAAGCATCTAAAGAATTGCCTTTTCAACCGAAAATTTCTCTTGTCGTGCCGGTTTACAATGTAGATGAAAAATGGCTGCGCGCGTGTGTAAAATCATTAACGGATCAAGTGTACCAAAACTGGGAGCTTTGTTTGGCAGATGATGCGTCTCCTAAAGCGCATATCAAACCACTGCTGCAGGAATTGGCTGCTGCGGATGAACGTGTAAAAATTGTTTTACGCGAAAAAAATGGTCATATCTCTGAAGCAACAAATTCTGCGATTGCTATTGCAACTGGAGAATATATCGGCTTTTTAGACAACGACGATATTTTGGCAGATACAGCATTATTGGCAGTTATCAACGCACTGAATGAAAATCAGAACCGTGAATTTATCTATACAGATGAAGATAAGCTTTCGATGAGTGGCAAACGATTCGATCCATTCTTCAAACCTAATTGGAATGAAACGTTGCTCTTAGGACACAATTACATCACCCATTTTGTTGTTGTGAAGCGTTCGGTCATTGATGCCGTGGGTGGATTGAGAACGGAATTTAACGGAAGCCAAGACTATGATTTTGTTTTACGTGCTACCGAAGCCGCAAAGGAAATTTACCATATTCCAAATATTCTGTACCATTGGCGAACGATCGAGACTTCTGTAGCGATGGATCCTCAAAGCAAAGAATATGCTTATGTGGCTGGCCAAAATGCTTTGCAGGCAGCGCTGGAGCGTCGAAAGCTTAAGGGTGTCGTAACAATGACAAAAAATTACGGTGCGTATAAAATTGACTTCAGCTATGAAAAAGAGCCAAAGGTTTCAATCATTTTAAGCGGCAATGCCAACGAAAAACAACTGGCGGCACTTTTAGCCACTGACTGGACGGATATTGAAATTTTAATGTCACACTCGCCCATTGCTGACGAGCGCATTCGCGTGATTGAAGGAAAAAATGAAAATGAGCTCGCTAAGGAAGCGACAGGAGAGTATCTCGTTTTCTTAGCAGAAGAATTGGTTCCAACCAAAAATACCTGGCTGAAAGAAGCGATGAACTTTGTCCGTCTTCCAGATGTCCATGCGGTAACGGGTAAAGTGATCAGTAAAGATGACGCAATCTTGAATTGCGGGGTACTGCTTGATCCAGAAAATGAGCGGGTCGTATACGAACAGCAAGGCCTATCGAACAAGACTATCGGAACCTATTTCCGTCCCACATTGCCACGTGAAATTTATACGGCAACAGAAGACGTGATGATCCTTACAAAAGCGGATTTCTTAGCTTTAGGAGGCTTCGATTTGTCTTTACCGACGCAAGTTAAGGGAATTGACTTCTCAATTCGATTGTCAAAAGAACACAAACGATTGATTTTCGATCCTTACTTCGAAGTTCGCTATCCTGGTGAAAATCATTTTAGTGTAAAAAGTGATGCCTACGCAACGTTAGCGAAAAAGTATTCTCAAGAATTGAACGATCCATTGATCAATCCAAATCAATTCAGCATAGGAGGGTAA